The segment CCGAGCGTTGCTGGCCCGAGCTGGATGCGGTCCGGCCCGTGGTGTTGGTGCCGGTGGGTTCACTCGAGCAGCACGGCCCGCACCTGCCCTTGGACACCGACACCAGGATCGCCGACCAGGTGGCTCGCGCCGTGGCGCGACAACTCACCGACCACGAGGTCGTGGTGGCACCGGCTGTCGGCTACGGCGCCTCAGGTGAACACGAGCACTTTCCCGGCACCGTCTCGATCGGTCACGAGGCCCTGCACCAGATGGTGGTCGAGGTCGGCCGCTCGGCGTGCCGGTGGTCCGGACCCCTGATCTTCGTCAACGGCCACGGTGGCAACACCGAGTCCCTCCGAGCAGGCGTGAGGCGGCTGCGTGCCGAAGGCCGTCCGGTGAGTTGGGTCAGTTGCTCGATACGCGGCGGCGACCTGCATGCCGGTCGTGCCGAGACCTCGCTGCTGTGTCACCTGGCGCCGCACGTGGTGCAGCGACACGCCGCAGTGGCCGGGCCCACCGCGCCCCTCGACGAGCTGTGGCCGGCCCTACGAGGCGCACGGCGTGCGGGCGATCTCACCCAGCGGGGTCCTGGGCGACCCGACCGGCAGCAGCGCGGCGGAGGGCGCCCGGTTGTTCGCGGAGCTGGTGGCCGATGTCACGACCGCGGTTCTCGCCGAACTGCGCCGAGTGGCTCAGGCGTCCTCGCAGCCATGATCGCCCGGCCGGTGACAGACGCGGTGCCGCCGGGCTTCACCGTGCAGCTCGGTGACCGCGTGCACCTGTGCGACGACGGCCGTGCGCTGGTGGGTGCATCGAGTGTGCTGTACCTGCGCCCGGAGGCGGCCGAACGGTGGGGGTCCGACCGACGGTTGGCGGTGCGCACCGCCGCGGATGCCGCGCTGGCACGACTGCTGCTCGACCGCGGGATGGCCGACCCGGTGTGGCACCACCGGCCCCGGGCCGAAGCCGCCGTGGGCCGGGTCACCGTGGTGGTGCCGGTGCGCGATCGAGACGACCAGCTCGACCAGCTGCTCGGTGTACTGGCCGCGGCTCGGCTGGACGTGGTGGTGGTCGACGACGGCTCACGCGATCCGGAGGGCGCGGCCCGCGTGGTGCGAACCCATGGCGCACGGTTGGTGGTCCACCCGCGTAATCGGGGGCCGGCGGCGGCGCGCAATACCGGTCTGGCACACGTCGACACCGAGTTCGTGGCCTTCTGCGATTCCGATGTCCTGCCCGACGCCGACTGTCTCGCGGTGCTGCTGCGCCACCTGGACGACCCGGCGGTGGCTGTGGTGGCTCCCCGAGTGCTCGGGGTGCCACCCCGCCCGGACGACGGGTGGATCGAGCGTTACGAGCAGGCGCGCTCCTCACTCGATCTGGGTGCACACCCGGGCGCGGTCGGTCCGCAGCGCCCGGTGTCCTATCTGCCGTCCGCCTTCCTGCTGGCCCGCAGGTCGGCACTCGGCACCGGATTCGACGAGGCGCTGCGGTGTGGTGAGGACGTGGATCTGATCTGGCGATTGGTGGACGCTGGTTGGCGCGTCCGTTACGAACCGGCAGCCACAGTGCGCCACCGACACCGCACAGTGCTTCGGGAATGGTTGCAGCGCAAGGCGTTCTACGGCACGTCGGCAGCTCCGCTGGCCTCGCGGCACGGTCGCGCCGTGGCTCCGGCGGTGCTGACCGGCTGGTCGGCCGCGGTGAGTGTGGCGCTGCTGGCACAGCGACGCTGGTCGGTGCCCGTGGCTGCGGCAGCCTGGGCGTGGACCACCGTCTCGGTGGCACGGCGGCTGCGGCGCAGCGCGCACCCCCTGCGCACCGCGGCCGTGCTGACCACCGAGGGCCTCGTGGCCACGATGTGGCAGACCGCCTCAGCCCTCACCCGGCACTACTGGCCGATCGCCCTGACCGCCGCCGTGGTCTCGCCGCGGGGACGGCGCGCGCTGCTGGCGGCCGCCGTCGCCGAGGCCGTGGCGGATCGCCACCGCACGGGGGCCGACCTCGATCCGGTGCGCTACCTGCTGGCCCGACGGCTGGACGACGCCGCCTACGGAGCCGGGCTCTGGTGGGGCGCCATCCGGGCACACTCCGCCGAGGCATTGATGCCCGACGTCCGGCACCGGGCGAGGTGAGGGCAGGCGAGGGCGGGTGAGAGGAAATGCCGCGAACGCCGTCGTGGGTGGCCGGTCTCCCAGCAGACCACCGTGGTCGCTCGGCGACGTCGATGTCATGGCGCACTCCCACCGGTGGTCGCGCCCTCGCCCACCCGC is part of the Kineosporiaceae bacterium genome and harbors:
- the mftF gene encoding mycofactocin biosynthesis glycosyltransferase MftF (Members of this protein family, MftF, are glycosyltransferases, members of PF00535 (glycosyl transferase family 2). The encoding gene is found as part of the mycofactocin cassette, in Mycobacterium tuberculosis, many other Actinobacteria, and occasional members of other lineages. Mycofactocin itself, a putative redox carrier, is a heavily modified derivative of the C-terminal Val-Tyr dipeptide of the mycofactocin precursor MftA (TIGR03969).) gives rise to the protein MIARPVTDAVPPGFTVQLGDRVHLCDDGRALVGASSVLYLRPEAAERWGSDRRLAVRTAADAALARLLLDRGMADPVWHHRPRAEAAVGRVTVVVPVRDRDDQLDQLLGVLAAARLDVVVVDDGSRDPEGAARVVRTHGARLVVHPRNRGPAAARNTGLAHVDTEFVAFCDSDVLPDADCLAVLLRHLDDPAVAVVAPRVLGVPPRPDDGWIERYEQARSSLDLGAHPGAVGPQRPVSYLPSAFLLARRSALGTGFDEALRCGEDVDLIWRLVDAGWRVRYEPAATVRHRHRTVLREWLQRKAFYGTSAAPLASRHGRAVAPAVLTGWSAAVSVALLAQRRWSVPVAAAAWAWTTVSVARRLRRSAHPLRTAAVLTTEGLVATMWQTASALTRHYWPIALTAAVVSPRGRRALLAAAVAEAVADRHRTGADLDPVRYLLARRLDDAAYGAGLWWGAIRAHSAEALMPDVRHRAR